From Antennarius striatus isolate MH-2024 chromosome 9, ASM4005453v1, whole genome shotgun sequence, one genomic window encodes:
- the clcn1b gene encoding chloride channel protein 1 isoform X2, whose amino-acid sequence MAADASQRKALRYQQTLLYGEYREQLGNFARREAARLLTERQWRRQAGENTTAAGRKGHGRWHLHHHPVTLESHHSHVSSTKKPHPYSKCQDCLARARRYIVTKMGEDWIFLVLLGLTMALVSWSMDYTSAKSLQAYKWIHGELKGNVAFQYLAWVTYPMILVMFASLFCHLVSPQAIGSGIPELKTILRGVVLKEYLTLKAFIAKVIGLTAGLGSGMPVGKEGPFVHIASICAAVLSRFMSIFSGVYENPYGYTDILTVGCAVGVGCCFGTPLGGVLFSIEVTSTYFAVRNYWRGYFAATFSAFIFRVLSVWNKDAVTITALFKTNFRMDFPFDLQELPAFAIIGISCGFLGAFFVYLNRQVVLFMRRPTALTRFLTKHRLIYPGAVTLIIATLTFPPGFGQFMAGELMPRECINSLFDNFTWTKISGSPVPPGLGRSSAWLHPHVSVFVILLLFFIMKFWMSAVSTTMPIPSGAFMPVFILGAAFGRLVGEIMATLFPNGILFDGIVYRILPGGYAVIGAAAMTGAVTHTVSTAVICFELTGQISHILPMMVAVILANMVAQGLQPSLYDSIIQVKKLPYLPELALGHISKYNIFVEDIMVRRVKFLSSHSTYRELNRMLETTSLKTIPLVDSKESMILLGSIERTELQAVFDWWLSPERRVFERGQSSLGPASKVSWESFTFVDEEGGEQGAEKTEPAHEECNGPVPSPKPQESPTDHTDSDKRNLTSVRRTFQRLFFSTSSSSQTESQETPAPPLTDTMSPEEIKAWEEEELDKPVDMEQIRIDPSPFQLVERTSLHKAHTLFSLLGLSHAYVTSIGKLVGVVALKELQKAIEGSTRSGVRLRPPLASFRDASRKTKKHQPPSSTPSSPTRDKDLWGEGSREDGEPGRRESKDDSQGKASFSRGCPGCGTDSLPPSGRESCSSSSASTGGDDVASQEAASPSTSAPTSPSPPTLPASPSSPVLTLASLREERESEDSDEPI is encoded by the exons ATTGTTTAGCTCGTGCGCGGCGATACATCGTGACCAAGATGGGGGAGGACTGGATATTCCTGGTTCTTCTGGGGCTGACTATGGCTTTGGTCAGCTGGAGTATGGACTATACCAGCGCCAAGAGCCTCCAAG CATATAAGTGGATACACGGGGAGCTTAAGGGCAATGTGGCATTTCAGTACCTCGCCTGGGTTACCTATCCCATGATCCTTGTTATGTTCGCCTCGCTCTTCTGCCACCTCGTTTCCCCACAGGCAATCG gttCTGGTATTCCTGAGCTGAAAACTATCCTGAGGGGAGTGGTGCTGAAGGAATATCTGACCCTCAAAGCTTTTATAGCTAAGGTCATTGGTCTGACTGCAGGCCTGGGCAGTGGGATGCCAGTGGGCAAAGAA GGTCCATTTGTTCACATTGCCAGCATCTGTGCTGCAGTGCTGAGTCGATTCATGTCCATCTTTTCTGGAGTCTATGAG AACCCTTATGGTTACACAGATATTCTGACTGTTGGCTGTGCCGTTGGGGTGGGATGCTGTTTCGGCACACCACTAGGAG GGGTGTTGTTCAGTATTGAGGTCACGTCTACCTACTTTGCTGTGAGGAATTACTGGCGGGGATATTTCGCTGCCACATTCAGTGCCTTCATATTCAGggtgctttctgtgtggaaCAAGGATGCTG tCACAATCACGGCTCTCTTCAAAACTAACTTCCGGATGGATTTCCCCTTTGACCTGCAGGAACTGCCTGCATTCGCAATAATAGG GATCTCGTGTGGCTTTCTGGGGGCGTTCTTCGTCTACTTGAACAGACAGGTGGTTCTTTTCATGAGAAGACCGACAGCGCTCACACGCTTCCTAACCAAACA TCGGTTGATATATCCAGGTGCAGTAACATTGATCATCGCTACCCTCACTTTTCCTCCTGGATTTGGACAGTTTATGGCTGGAGAG CTGATGCCCAGGGAGTGTATTAACTCTCTATTTGACAACTTCACCTGGACCAAAATATCGGGATCTCCTGTTCCACCTGGCCTGGGTCGTTCATCTGCGTGGCTCCATCCACACGTCAGCGTCTTCGTCATCCTCCTACTCTTCTTTATCATGAAG TTCTGGATGTCAGCAGTTTCCACCACGATGCCTATCCCCTCAGGTGCCTTTATGCCTGTGTTCATATTAG GAGCTGCTTTCGGTCGCCTCGTAGGAGAGATCATGGCCACTCTTTTCCCAAATGGAATCTTGTTTGATGGGATAGTCTACCGCATCCTACCTGGAGGCTACGCTGTCATTG GTGCGGCAGCGATGACGGGAGCTGTGACACACACGGTCTCCACTGCAGTCATCTGCTTTGAGCTGACCGGCCAAATCTCCCACATCCTGCCCATGATGGTGGCCGTCATACTAGCAAACATGGTGGCCCAAGGTCTGCAGCCTTCGCTCTACGACTCCATCATTCAGGTGAAGAAGCTGCCCTACCTGCCTGAGCTGGCCCTCGGGCACATCAG CAAGTACAACATATTTGTGGAGGACATCATGGTTCGAAGAGTGAAGTTTCTGTCATCTCATTCCACCTATCGGGAATTGAATCGCATGTTGGAGACCACATCTTTGAAAACCATACCTCTGGTCGACTCCAAAG AATCTATGATTCTTCTGGGCTCCATTGAGAGGACAGAACTTCAGGCTGTCTTTGACTGGTGGCTCTCACCGGAGAGACGGGTCTTCGAAAGAGGTCAGAGCTCCCTGGGTCCGGCCTCCAAAGTGAGCTGGGAGTCCTTCACCTTCGTTGATGAGGAAGGTGGAGAGCAGGGCGCAGAAAAG ACTGAGCCAGCCCATGAAGAATGTAATGGACCCGTGCCATCCCCTAAACCTCAAGAGTCCCCCACCGACCATACAGACTCAG ACAAGCGCAACCTGACATCTGTCAGAAGAACATTTCAGAGACTCTTCTTCTCCACATCCTCATCAAGCCAAACTGAATCTCAG GAGACCCCGGCCCCTCCGTTGACAGACACCATGTCCCCAGAGGAG ATAAAAGCCTGGGAAGAGGAAGAACTGGATAAACCAGTCGATATGGAGCAGATACGGATAGACCCCTCTCCGTTCCAGCTGGTGGAAAGAACATCACTGCACAAG GCCCACACTCTGTTCTCTCTGCTGGGTCTCAGTCACGCTTATGTCACCAGTATTGGAAAGCTGGTGGGTGTCGTGGCACTGAAGGAG CTGCAGAAAGCAATAGAGGGCTCAACTCGCAGTGGGGTGAGGCTTCGTCCCCCTCTGGCCAGCTTCAGGGACGCCAGCAGGAAAACGAAGAAGCACCAGCCTCCATCATCTACCCCTTCCTCACCCACTCGGGATAAAGACTTGTGGGGGGAAGGGAGCAGGGAGGATGGGGAGCCGGGGAGAAGGGAGTCCAAGGATGATTCCCAAGGGAAGGCGTCATTTTCCCGAGGATGCCCCGGATGTGGAACTGATTCCTTGCCTCCCAGCGGCAGGGAGagttgcagcagcagctcggCCTCGACAGGAGGAGATGACGTTGCTTCACAGGAGGCAGCATCCCCCTCTACCTCTGCCCCTACGTCGCCCTCACCCCCCACCTTGCCTGCATCACCCTCAAGCCCTGTCCTCACACTGGCGTCCCTtcgagaggagagggagagcgagGACTCAGATGAGCCAATATAG